Genomic segment of Steroidobacter denitrificans:
GGAACCCAGCTCATCTTTTCCATGAATACAGCAGCCGGTCCCGCCGCCACCGCTCCTCCTGTCGCCGGCCTGCCGCCCATGGGACCGCGAGCGTCATGACTTCGCTGGCCGTCAGCCTGCGCGAGCTACAGTCGTTTCCGGCACGCCAATGGCTGGGTCGCGCCGCCATGCATCTGCCCCGGATCCTTGCTGCCGTGCTGATGGTTGCGATTGCCTGGCAGTTGGTGAATCTTCTCTGGCTGCTGCTGGAGCCCAGTCCGGCGCAGGACCCGGGCCCCATACATCCCGCGCCCGGACAGGCTTTTCAGATCCATAAAGGTATCGATGTGCAGTCGATCGCCGATGCCCACCTGTTCGGCGTGCCCCAAACTCCCTCAGGCGCTGCCGAGCCGGCGCCGCAAACCAGGATGAACCTGGCGCTCTCGGCCGTGTTCGCCGGTAACGATCCGCGCAAGGGTTTTGCCATCATCGGGGAGTCCGCCCAATCCGGGAAAGTCTATGCAACGGGCGCTGCGATACGTCCCCGTACCCGCCTGCACGAGGTGTACGCCGATCGGGTGATCCTGGACAACGCCGGCAAGCTCGAAGCCCTGCTGCTGCCCAAGCTCGGCAGCTCGAGTGTCGCCATCAGCCGGATACCGCCCCCGGCGAATGCGCCACGGCAGTTCGCCGAAAGCCTGCGCGAAATCGCCCAGAACAATCCCGGCGCGCTTGCGGAAATCGTGCGCGCGCAACCGGTATTCGCCGGCGGCGTGCAGCGCGGATTTCGTGTATATCCGGGACGCAATCGCCAGCAGTTTGCACAGTCCGGCCTGCGGCCCGGGGATCTGGTCATCGCCATCAACGGCACCCCGCTGGACGATCCGCAGCGCGGCCGGGAGATTTTCGACACGCTGGCCAGTTCCGGCCAAGCCAGCCTGACCGTGGAGCGCAACGGCCAAAGTCATGAGCTGACGCTCAACACAGCGCAGATCACGCTGCCCAGCGCGGATCTCGCCGGCTCGAATTCTGGCGCTCCCTCGGCAAACGAGACCGCCGATGCAGCACCGCCATGACGACGATGCGGATAAATCCGCTCGGTACCGCGGCCCCGGCGATGAATCCAAGGTGGAGCGGAACAATGATTCATAAGGACCGTCCATGACGATCTCCAAGAACGACACCGCCGACTCCGTCG
This window contains:
- the gspC gene encoding type II secretion system protein GspC, giving the protein MTSLAVSLRELQSFPARQWLGRAAMHLPRILAAVLMVAIAWQLVNLLWLLLEPSPAQDPGPIHPAPGQAFQIHKGIDVQSIADAHLFGVPQTPSGAAEPAPQTRMNLALSAVFAGNDPRKGFAIIGESAQSGKVYATGAAIRPRTRLHEVYADRVILDNAGKLEALLLPKLGSSSVAISRIPPPANAPRQFAESLREIAQNNPGALAEIVRAQPVFAGGVQRGFRVYPGRNRQQFAQSGLRPGDLVIAINGTPLDDPQRGREIFDTLASSGQASLTVERNGQSHELTLNTAQITLPSADLAGSNSGAPSANETADAAPP